From Zhongshania aliphaticivorans, one genomic window encodes:
- a CDS encoding glucose 1-dehydrogenase gives MAIQDLFSLQGEVAIITGAGRGIGRAIAIAFAQAGASVVCAARTQADIDDTAAQCRQAGGKALAISCDVSSEDDLAKLVQSSLEQFGKISILVNNAGGAYPNDPLKTDAKAFNRDFNFNVTSAFTLTQLCQPSLLASRGNVINITSAVARYCQAGFSSYGTAKAALTQMTKLLAADFAPDIRVNAVAPGTILTEALGQFLNTEIQEKMTALTPLKSLGQPQDIAAAALFLASPAARWISGKIIEVDGGAESTTWPF, from the coding sequence ATGGCTATACAAGATTTGTTTTCTCTCCAGGGCGAGGTCGCGATTATTACCGGCGCGGGCCGCGGTATTGGTCGCGCCATTGCAATTGCTTTTGCTCAAGCAGGCGCATCTGTCGTGTGCGCCGCGCGCACCCAAGCTGATATTGACGATACCGCCGCGCAATGCCGCCAGGCGGGTGGCAAAGCCCTCGCCATTAGCTGCGACGTAAGCAGCGAGGACGATTTAGCCAAGCTGGTACAGAGCAGTCTCGAACAGTTTGGCAAAATCAGTATCTTGGTCAATAACGCGGGGGGCGCCTATCCTAACGATCCATTAAAAACCGACGCTAAAGCGTTTAATCGCGACTTTAATTTTAATGTAACCAGTGCATTCACTCTTACCCAGCTTTGCCAGCCTTCACTTTTGGCCAGCAGAGGCAATGTTATTAACATTACCTCTGCTGTAGCACGCTATTGTCAAGCCGGTTTCAGCAGCTATGGCACGGCCAAAGCTGCACTGACCCAAATGACAAAACTATTGGCGGCCGATTTCGCCCCAGACATTCGCGTCAATGCCGTTGCCCCTGGCACCATACTCACCGAAGCCCTCGGCCAATTTCTCAATACCGAAATCCAAGAAAAAATGACCGCCCTCACGCCACTCAAGAGCTTGGGGCAACCGCAAGATATTGCTGCTGCAGCCCTGTTCTTAGCCTCTCCCGCCGCGCGTTGGATAAGCGGTAAAATAATTGAAGTCGACGGTGGTGCCGAGTCAACAACCTGGCCCTTTTAA
- a CDS encoding mechanosensitive ion channel family protein, with translation MDSKEIQLLIEEYGPDAAAIGLQVAGALAMILIGYWIAKFVSSVIKAAMAKRNIDLTLTNFIGKLVFFILFALGAIPALAHAGIQTASVIAALGAAGLAVGLALQGSLANFAAGVLLIAFRPCKVGDWVDAGGCSGTVESISLFSTILLTGDYKRIVIPNSKVMSDAITNYSVMPRRRIDLVVGISYDADMRLAKEILQKLVEADTRILKDPAATIVVSELGDSSVNLLCRPWVATADYWPTRWKLVEDLKNAFDTAGIGIPYPQMDVHFHKES, from the coding sequence ATGGACTCTAAAGAAATTCAGCTACTTATTGAAGAATACGGTCCCGACGCTGCAGCAATAGGCTTACAGGTTGCTGGCGCCTTAGCCATGATCCTCATTGGCTATTGGATAGCCAAGTTTGTATCAAGCGTCATTAAAGCCGCTATGGCGAAGCGCAACATTGACTTAACCCTGACCAACTTTATTGGCAAACTGGTTTTTTTCATACTCTTTGCACTGGGCGCCATTCCAGCTTTAGCTCACGCCGGAATTCAAACCGCCTCCGTGATTGCTGCACTGGGTGCCGCAGGCCTAGCCGTTGGTTTAGCCCTGCAGGGTTCTCTGGCTAACTTTGCCGCAGGTGTGCTGCTTATTGCCTTTCGGCCTTGTAAAGTGGGCGACTGGGTCGATGCCGGCGGTTGTTCAGGCACCGTTGAAAGTATCAGTTTGTTCTCTACTATTTTGCTCACCGGCGACTACAAGCGAATAGTGATTCCCAATTCAAAAGTAATGTCGGATGCGATCACCAACTACAGCGTGATGCCCCGGCGCCGTATCGATCTTGTGGTGGGTATCTCCTATGACGCCGATATGCGTCTAGCCAAGGAAATTCTACAAAAACTGGTTGAGGCGGACACCCGTATTCTTAAAGACCCCGCGGCCACAATTGTCGTGTCGGAGTTAGGTGACTCGTCGGTGAACCTGCTCTGTCGCCCCTGGGTAGCCACCGCTGATTACTGGCCCACACGCTGGAAACTAGTAGAAGATCTCAAAAATGCCTTTGACACTGCTGGCATCGGCATTCCCTACCCGCAGATGGATGTTCACTTCCACAAAGAGTCTTAA
- a CDS encoding DUF481 domain-containing protein, which translates to MTNIKTSKVAALAALLGTSTAFAQTNQTDFWNGDVEFGYFQLEGNSEESSVIAKTDAKRVNGQWTYDIAAEAQNSEAAGVRSAEKYALSNRLAYDFSEFNYSFGYASATKDRFSGYVYQATIAGGYGRRLLKTPKMTWDAEIGPGFRVSEFENGSAAGDGQVSEAILHLSTEFKAAVSETATFVQKLSAEAGDENTVTKSVTSLKTKIVGGLGLKLSYTLTYNETVPTGTVHMDRETAVTLVYNF; encoded by the coding sequence ATGACCAATATAAAGACAAGTAAGGTGGCCGCACTGGCTGCCTTGCTAGGCACCAGTACAGCATTTGCTCAAACCAACCAAACAGACTTCTGGAACGGCGATGTCGAATTCGGCTACTTCCAGCTCGAGGGTAATAGTGAAGAGTCGAGCGTTATCGCTAAGACCGACGCCAAGCGAGTCAATGGCCAGTGGACCTACGATATTGCTGCCGAGGCACAAAATAGCGAAGCCGCTGGCGTGCGTTCAGCAGAAAAATATGCACTGAGCAACCGGCTGGCCTATGACTTCAGTGAGTTTAATTACAGTTTTGGCTATGCGTCGGCCACCAAAGATCGCTTTAGCGGCTATGTGTATCAGGCAACCATCGCCGGTGGTTACGGTAGACGACTGTTAAAAACCCCTAAAATGACGTGGGACGCAGAAATCGGTCCTGGTTTCAGGGTAAGTGAATTTGAAAATGGCAGTGCAGCGGGTGACGGGCAGGTATCTGAAGCCATTTTACACCTGTCCACCGAATTTAAAGCCGCCGTATCGGAAACCGCCACCTTTGTACAAAAACTGAGTGCAGAAGCGGGCGACGAGAATACCGTCACCAAATCCGTAACCTCGTTAAAGACAAAAATCGTCGGCGGACTGGGCCTCAAACTCAGCTACACCCTGACCTACAACGAAACCGTGCCTACCGGCACTGTGCACATGGATCGTGAAACAGCGGTCACTCTGGTCTATAACTTCTAA
- a CDS encoding Crp/Fnr family transcriptional regulator — translation MIDKRQILRANPLLSGLPADVVEQLMVVSTVRTLADGECLYSQGDEGDGLFGVIQGRVRLSNTSKDGKELLVMLVEPGDWIGEISLLDGLPRSHDAFAVGEGAVLFLPRAKFDSLLTARPELYQHFIPMLCRKLRLALSYVEGAALFSLTERLAQRILELLTFYGVDDGGIGRLIDVHLPQEDLAKMLGVSRQAISRELKRLETEGVIELSYGKLRVLDKAALERERA, via the coding sequence GTGATTGATAAACGGCAAATACTCAGAGCCAACCCGTTGCTGTCGGGTTTGCCAGCCGATGTTGTTGAGCAGCTAATGGTGGTGAGCACGGTGCGAACGCTTGCCGACGGCGAGTGCCTGTATAGTCAGGGCGATGAAGGGGATGGCTTATTTGGCGTAATTCAGGGACGAGTGCGCTTGAGTAATACCAGTAAGGACGGCAAGGAATTACTGGTTATGTTAGTTGAGCCGGGTGATTGGATTGGCGAAATTTCTCTGCTAGATGGCCTGCCGCGCAGTCACGATGCATTCGCTGTGGGGGAAGGCGCGGTACTATTTTTGCCCCGCGCCAAATTCGATTCGCTGCTGACAGCACGCCCTGAACTGTATCAACATTTTATTCCCATGCTCTGCCGCAAACTGCGGTTGGCATTAAGCTACGTGGAAGGCGCTGCGCTATTTTCCCTAACCGAGCGTTTGGCTCAGCGAATTTTAGAATTGCTGACTTTTTATGGCGTTGACGATGGCGGCATTGGTCGCCTAATTGACGTGCATTTGCCTCAGGAGGATCTAGCAAAAATGCTGGGCGTGTCTCGTCAGGCCATAAGCCGAGAGTTAAAGCGTCTCGAAACGGAGGGCGTTATAGAATTGAGTTACGGGAAGTTGCGGGTACTCGATAAGGCGGCGTTGGAGCGGGAACGTGCATAA
- a CDS encoding class II aldolase/adducin family protein, with amino-acid sequence MTISLKDQVSEAEWQLRVDLAAAYRLVAMFGWDDLVFTHISARIPGPEHHFLINPYGMMFEEITASSLVKIDLNGEKVADSPYPVNPAGFTIHSAIHQAREDAQCVMHTHSLNGVAISAQREGILPLSQQATLVLASLGYHDYEGIALNEEEKPRLVANLADNTFLMLRNHGLLTVGANPADAFLSMYIFEATCMIQVKALAGNRDLIPIDPAIVDGVKEAAKIVTGGLFGGLAWPGLLRKIDRQNPGYAE; translated from the coding sequence ATGACAATATCACTAAAGGATCAGGTTTCCGAAGCAGAATGGCAATTGCGAGTCGATCTTGCCGCCGCCTATCGCCTTGTGGCCATGTTCGGTTGGGACGACCTAGTGTTCACTCACATCTCTGCGCGTATTCCCGGCCCGGAACACCACTTTTTGATCAACCCCTACGGCATGATGTTCGAGGAGATCACCGCGTCGTCGCTGGTAAAAATTGACCTCAATGGCGAAAAGGTAGCCGACTCTCCCTACCCTGTAAATCCCGCTGGCTTCACCATTCACAGTGCCATTCACCAAGCCCGGGAAGACGCCCAGTGTGTTATGCACACCCATTCATTAAACGGCGTGGCGATATCCGCCCAGCGCGAAGGAATTTTGCCTCTGTCGCAGCAAGCTACTTTGGTATTGGCGAGTCTTGGCTATCATGACTATGAGGGCATTGCCCTCAACGAAGAGGAAAAGCCGAGGTTGGTTGCCAATTTAGCTGACAACACCTTTTTAATGTTACGTAATCATGGCTTACTTACCGTCGGCGCCAATCCTGCTGATGCATTCCTATCGATGTATATTTTTGAAGCCACTTGCATGATTCAGGTAAAGGCATTGGCGGGTAATCGCGATTTAATTCCTATCGATCCGGCCATTGTCGACGGTGTTAAGGAAGCGGCCAAAATTGTCACTGGCGGTTTATTCGGCGGACTCGCCTGGCCAGGACTTTTGCGTAAAATTGACCGCCAAAATCCCGGCTATGCCGAATAA
- a CDS encoding DUF962 domain-containing protein, protein MPTDTNDLKVFTSFAEFYPYYLAEHSNKTCRRLHLIGSLLVLSVLCTALFNQQWGLLWLLPVIGYGFAWVGHFFFEKNKPATFKHPLYSFIGDWVLAKDLLLGRIPL, encoded by the coding sequence ATGCCTACTGACACAAACGACTTAAAAGTTTTCACCAGCTTTGCTGAATTTTATCCCTACTATTTGGCCGAGCACAGCAACAAAACCTGCCGCCGCCTGCACCTTATCGGCAGCCTACTGGTACTGTCGGTACTATGCACTGCGCTATTTAATCAACAGTGGGGCTTGCTGTGGCTGCTCCCTGTTATCGGCTATGGCTTTGCGTGGGTCGGCCATTTTTTCTTTGAAAAAAATAAGCCCGCCACTTTTAAACACCCGCTTTACAGTTTTATTGGCGACTGGGTATTGGCAAAAGACCTTTTGCTCGGCCGCATACCACTTTAG
- a CDS encoding 2-dehydropantoate 2-reductase translates to MALRIGIVGAGSIGCYIGAALQMGGAEVCLLGRPRMADELAEHGLHISDLRGLKYSVDAQKVRFYTELSALPEQDVVIVTVKSGDTAAVAEQMAPVMGRNTTIISLQNGVANAAILRQAMPNSKVLAGMIAFNVLQMGKGCFHAGTDGAVMVEAAAEVTELGAALAVSGTPFEAQTDMRSVLWSKLLLNLNNPINALSGLPLKAELSQRAYRRCLGLLQREALAAITAAEIPLQRLTAVPASVLPFILALPDFLFTRLAQPMLAIDPMARSSMWEDLERGRKTEVEWLNGEVLSLALNHGLTAPANARLKALIHSAEEGGRRDFSGPELWALISQA, encoded by the coding sequence ATGGCATTGCGCATAGGTATAGTTGGGGCGGGTAGCATTGGCTGCTATATTGGCGCGGCTCTGCAAATGGGGGGTGCGGAGGTCTGTTTGTTGGGGCGTCCGCGTATGGCAGACGAACTCGCCGAACACGGCTTACATATCAGTGATCTTCGTGGTCTCAAGTATTCGGTCGATGCGCAAAAGGTGCGTTTTTATACTGAACTTAGTGCTTTGCCCGAGCAAGATGTCGTTATTGTTACGGTTAAATCGGGTGACACTGCCGCGGTAGCTGAACAAATGGCGCCGGTGATGGGGCGGAATACCACCATTATTAGTCTGCAAAATGGCGTCGCTAATGCGGCGATACTGCGTCAAGCCATGCCAAATTCCAAGGTGTTGGCCGGCATGATTGCGTTTAATGTACTGCAGATGGGCAAGGGGTGTTTTCACGCGGGCACCGATGGCGCCGTGATGGTAGAAGCCGCTGCTGAAGTGACCGAGCTTGGCGCCGCATTGGCCGTTAGTGGAACGCCCTTTGAAGCCCAAACTGATATGCGTTCGGTACTGTGGTCAAAGTTATTATTAAATCTCAATAATCCCATCAATGCCCTGTCGGGTTTGCCGCTAAAAGCTGAGTTGTCGCAACGGGCGTATCGGCGCTGTCTCGGCTTATTGCAACGCGAGGCCTTAGCCGCAATTACCGCAGCAGAGATACCCTTACAACGCTTAACTGCTGTTCCCGCGTCGGTGCTACCCTTTATTCTTGCGCTACCTGATTTTTTGTTTACGCGGCTAGCTCAGCCTATGTTAGCAATAGATCCAATGGCGCGGTCATCTATGTGGGAAGATCTGGAGCGGGGTCGTAAGACGGAAGTTGAATGGCTTAACGGCGAAGTCTTAAGTTTGGCGCTGAATCACGGTCTTACCGCACCAGCCAATGCGCGTTTGAAGGCCTTGATACACAGCGCCGAAGAGGGCGGGCGGCGCGATTTTAGCGGCCCAGAATTGTGGGCGCTAATAAGCCAAGCATGA
- a CDS encoding TonB-dependent receptor, translating to MTTNRGRTLGTRSARDNIGSRRQKLLVLLFVSTLYSNASFASGQLRLEEVLVSARKKVESLQDTPISLTVFSEERLQIEGVSGLADIASKVPGLTIEPFPINGASLRIYIRGIGLGDVQVTQDTPVALYLDGVYIARSSGTAMDVAELTRMEILRGPQGTLYGRNTTGGAINLLTRRPHSEKLEFNQTIGVGDRALFRSKSSVNLPITDSLAVKLAYLTERRDGFIENTGPGGDFGDREVQGARFDLSWDINTDLRLDYSYDRSDMESYNYMFQAINPPAEDGNKGQADAIKRSAQARSKFGQHRFSSMATTAPLESSVSEIEGHALIVSASTDVGEFKYIGAYRELFDSAYTDLGGGLGSPDYRLDSHRYDGPAAESANGGPTPLVKPTITQSQQSHEFQYTGEFKDIGLEYLLGAYYFTETAVEDNSPLHLQLYSLVDGADDVYIVNFVSQKYDVDNTAAAVFGQLRWTPPILGDALHITVGARHSRDRREALKNQRDEVYFEYTPDAGNPQVFSLTTFAENAVLGPLITPILNRGGLPADRRFDNVFGQRRFKDDSFSAMVEYELQENINLYAKGVEAYKSGGFNTRDPQLDGNQGAASDSIDYGVGFADGFGEEKAFSTELGVKSEWLQGRLRLNANVFQTHFDDMQMNFLLNGTVADTKVLNAGSASMQGFEFDVSALLSGALVMSMEYAYLDAEITEVRDSFGNDVTQRYAFSAAPENSYTASLDWHVWQGASAKLHLNVNTSFMDTRLGGGDVQNALTIMPSYQLWNARLSLQQIAFAHGELGIALWGKNLLDKEYEIYAIDNLPQADRAVVWGEPRSYGLELSYHY from the coding sequence ATGACCACAAATCGGGGCCGCACCCTAGGGACGAGAAGTGCCCGCGATAACATAGGTTCGCGTCGGCAAAAGTTACTAGTCTTGCTTTTTGTGTCGACGCTTTATAGCAATGCTAGCTTTGCGAGCGGTCAGTTGCGTTTAGAGGAGGTGCTGGTTAGTGCGCGCAAGAAAGTAGAGTCTCTACAGGACACCCCAATATCACTGACGGTGTTTAGCGAAGAGCGCCTGCAGATTGAAGGTGTTAGCGGCTTAGCAGATATTGCCAGTAAAGTGCCCGGTTTGACGATAGAGCCATTTCCGATCAATGGCGCTAGCCTGCGCATTTATATTCGCGGCATTGGTTTGGGTGATGTGCAAGTGACCCAAGACACACCTGTGGCCTTGTATTTGGACGGTGTTTATATTGCACGCTCCAGTGGCACGGCCATGGATGTGGCTGAATTAACCCGAATGGAAATATTGCGGGGCCCGCAGGGGACTTTATATGGCCGCAATACCACCGGTGGCGCAATTAACTTGCTAACCCGGCGGCCGCACTCAGAAAAGCTGGAATTCAATCAGACAATTGGTGTCGGTGACCGGGCGCTATTTCGTAGTAAATCAAGCGTAAACCTACCGATAACGGATTCCCTCGCCGTTAAACTGGCCTATTTAACGGAACGCCGTGATGGTTTTATAGAAAATACCGGGCCTGGGGGCGATTTTGGTGACCGGGAGGTGCAGGGTGCACGTTTTGATCTGAGCTGGGATATAAACACTGATTTGCGCCTGGATTACAGTTATGACCGTTCGGATATGGAGTCTTATAACTATATGTTTCAGGCTATCAATCCCCCAGCGGAGGACGGCAATAAAGGCCAGGCGGATGCCATTAAACGCAGTGCACAGGCGCGCAGTAAATTTGGCCAACATCGCTTTAGCAGCATGGCAACCACCGCGCCGTTGGAGTCGTCAGTTAGCGAGATCGAAGGCCACGCCTTGATTGTTAGCGCGAGTACAGATGTGGGGGAGTTTAAATATATTGGGGCCTATCGCGAGTTATTTGACTCCGCTTATACTGATTTGGGGGGTGGTCTCGGCTCCCCTGATTACCGTCTTGATTCTCATCGCTACGACGGGCCAGCTGCGGAATCGGCCAATGGTGGACCAACGCCGCTAGTTAAGCCGACAATCACCCAGAGCCAGCAATCCCACGAATTTCAATATACCGGCGAATTTAAGGATATTGGCCTTGAATACTTGCTGGGGGCATACTATTTCACTGAAACGGCGGTAGAAGACAATAGCCCGTTACACCTGCAACTCTATTCGCTGGTGGATGGCGCCGACGATGTATATATCGTGAATTTTGTTAGCCAGAAATACGACGTTGATAATACGGCGGCGGCGGTCTTTGGTCAGTTGCGATGGACGCCACCCATTCTTGGTGATGCTCTGCATATTACAGTAGGTGCTCGCCACTCTCGGGATCGCCGCGAAGCACTGAAAAACCAGCGCGACGAAGTTTACTTTGAGTACACGCCTGATGCAGGGAATCCCCAAGTGTTTTCCTTAACCACATTTGCCGAAAATGCGGTGCTCGGCCCTTTGATTACGCCTATTTTGAATCGGGGTGGTTTGCCCGCGGATCGGCGTTTTGACAATGTGTTTGGACAGCGTCGATTTAAAGACGACTCCTTTAGCGCGATGGTGGAGTATGAGTTACAAGAAAATATTAATCTCTATGCCAAAGGCGTTGAAGCCTATAAAAGCGGCGGTTTTAATACCCGTGACCCGCAGTTGGACGGCAATCAAGGCGCCGCGTCTGACAGTATTGATTATGGCGTTGGCTTTGCGGATGGCTTTGGCGAAGAGAAGGCATTTAGCACGGAGCTGGGTGTGAAAAGTGAGTGGTTGCAGGGGCGTTTGCGCCTTAATGCCAACGTATTTCAGACCCATTTTGACGACATGCAAATGAACTTTTTACTCAATGGCACGGTAGCGGATACCAAGGTGTTGAACGCCGGAAGTGCAAGTATGCAGGGCTTTGAGTTTGATGTGAGTGCGTTACTGAGCGGCGCCTTAGTGATGAGCATGGAATACGCCTATCTCGATGCTGAAATCACCGAGGTGAGGGACAGCTTTGGTAACGATGTGACTCAGCGTTATGCATTTTCCGCCGCGCCAGAAAATAGCTATACTGCGAGTCTTGACTGGCATGTTTGGCAGGGCGCAAGTGCCAAATTACATTTGAATGTAAATACCAGTTTTATGGATACTCGGCTAGGTGGGGGCGATGTTCAAAATGCGCTCACTATTATGCCGTCTTATCAATTATGGAATGCGCGCTTAAGCCTTCAGCAGATAGCGTTTGCCCACGGCGAATTGGGTATAGCGCTGTGGGGTAAGAATCTCCTCGATAAAGAGTATGAAATATACGCTATAGATAATTTGCCCCAAGCAGACCGAGCGGTAGTGTGGGGTGAACCTCGTAGTTATGGCTTGGAATTGAGCTACCATTATTAA
- a CDS encoding acyl-CoA desaturase: MSEAQQPDCPVSEQKPPLLWMQSILFSSTLLIAAIGVPWYGFSQGFTWGGWLAFIVILGANGMSITAGYHRLWAHNSYKAHPLLKIMFALWGAAATQNSILIWASGHRRHHRHVDDIDNDPYSAKKGLWYSHIGWMLRDYEASSDDFSNARDLQRDKIVMWQHNNYLALVLIMNIAPAVILGFITGNMLENILLAGVLRLVVSHHTTFFINSLAHYWGRRPYTDENTARDNDFLALLTYGEGYHNYHHIFQNDYRNGIRWWQYDPTKWLIKAASWLGLTWDLRKVPDFKIQRAILTMQFKKAESALRQSKGADAKHFGAFLEQEYQQFCEYLNDWSTVSQSWMEAKRGLISAQKEALQENFVGKKEQLQLNFNHAWEHATLRTRLKELEYALKMQRKRLQLLSVQMA, from the coding sequence ATGTCTGAAGCGCAACAGCCCGATTGTCCTGTGTCAGAGCAAAAGCCGCCACTGCTGTGGATGCAGAGCATTTTATTTTCTAGCACTCTCCTCATCGCAGCCATTGGCGTGCCATGGTATGGATTCAGCCAAGGCTTCACCTGGGGCGGCTGGCTCGCTTTTATTGTCATACTTGGCGCCAACGGTATGTCAATCACTGCCGGTTACCACCGCTTGTGGGCCCACAATAGCTATAAAGCACACCCTCTACTGAAAATCATGTTCGCCCTTTGGGGAGCTGCAGCGACCCAAAACAGTATTTTAATCTGGGCTTCGGGCCACCGCCGCCACCACCGTCATGTCGACGATATTGATAACGACCCCTATTCAGCAAAGAAAGGCCTGTGGTATTCCCATATTGGCTGGATGCTAAGAGATTACGAAGCGAGCAGCGACGACTTCAGTAATGCCCGCGACCTACAACGCGATAAAATAGTTATGTGGCAACACAACAACTATCTCGCCTTGGTGCTTATTATGAATATTGCACCTGCGGTAATCCTCGGCTTTATCACCGGCAATATGCTGGAAAACATCCTGCTTGCGGGGGTTCTGCGTCTGGTAGTTAGCCACCACACCACCTTTTTTATTAATTCTCTCGCTCACTACTGGGGCCGCCGTCCTTACACCGACGAAAACACTGCCCGCGACAATGATTTTCTTGCGCTACTCACCTACGGCGAGGGCTATCACAACTACCACCATATTTTCCAAAATGACTACCGCAATGGTATTCGCTGGTGGCAATACGACCCCACCAAATGGCTCATTAAAGCCGCCTCATGGCTTGGCCTCACTTGGGACTTACGCAAAGTACCCGATTTCAAAATTCAGCGCGCCATACTCACCATGCAGTTTAAAAAGGCAGAAAGCGCATTACGCCAGAGCAAGGGTGCCGATGCTAAACACTTTGGCGCGTTTCTTGAGCAGGAATACCAACAGTTTTGCGAATATCTCAATGACTGGAGTACGGTAAGCCAATCTTGGATGGAAGCTAAACGCGGGCTCATCAGCGCTCAAAAAGAAGCCTTACAAGAAAATTTCGTCGGCAAGAAAGAGCAACTGCAACTCAACTTCAACCACGCGTGGGAGCACGCAACCCTGCGTACGCGCCTGAAAGAACTGGAATACGCATTAAAAATGCAGCGCAAACGTTTGCAATTGCTTAGCGTGCAAATGGCATAA
- the atzF gene encoding allophanate hydrolase — MSITCSLSLTDLRAQYLSGSLTPREVFATIGERIEQYREHNIWIHALTAAELEAYFLRLEQADIHALPLYGIPFAIKDNIDLAGVPTTAACPEFSYIPERSAFVVQRLIDAGAIPVGKSNLDQFATGLVGVRSPYGACKNSFDPSMVSGGSSAGSAVSVALGMASFSLGTDTAGSGRVPACFNNLVGVKPSIGLLSASGMLPACRSLDCITIFALHCDDANTLLAVAEGEDASDAYSRVNPFANQARHYGAWQGMLRIGVLPENQLAFFGHSDYQASYEETITALKEQGVEIIEVDFAPFIEAARLLYEGPWVAERYIATTPLIQDNPQAMLPVIQTIIGGGAKSSAVDAFQAQYRLKALRKAATSVLASVDCLLSPTAGRPYSIDAVNADPIKLNSNLGYYTNYMNLFDLAGVAVPTGFTASAFPFGVTLIGEAFTDRRLLSIANRMQQYFQLPLGKDQGAFQPTAASPVANQQRIAVAVCGAHLQGQPLNWQLTERGGYLLEKTTSAPNYKLYALAGGPPFRPGMVIAPAGEGQAIEVEVWSLPASEFGSFVAGIPAPLGIGKVTLADGSQVSGFICEASGLAGAEDISHFGGWRGYLGKGS, encoded by the coding sequence ATGAGTATCACTTGTTCTTTAAGTTTGACGGATCTCCGCGCGCAATATTTGAGCGGCAGTCTGACGCCGCGCGAGGTATTTGCGACCATTGGCGAGCGCATCGAACAGTATCGCGAACACAATATTTGGATTCACGCCCTAACGGCGGCAGAGTTAGAAGCTTATTTTTTAAGGCTGGAACAAGCGGATATACACGCGCTGCCGCTATACGGAATTCCCTTTGCCATTAAAGATAATATCGATTTGGCGGGGGTGCCGACGACGGCAGCCTGCCCAGAATTTAGCTATATACCAGAACGCTCCGCCTTTGTGGTGCAGCGCTTAATTGACGCTGGCGCAATTCCGGTGGGCAAAAGTAACCTCGATCAATTTGCGACTGGCTTGGTTGGCGTGCGCTCGCCTTACGGCGCATGTAAAAACAGCTTTGATCCGAGCATGGTCAGCGGTGGCTCCAGTGCCGGTTCGGCGGTTTCGGTTGCCTTGGGCATGGCCAGTTTTTCATTGGGCACAGATACCGCTGGCTCAGGTCGAGTGCCCGCCTGCTTCAATAATTTAGTTGGCGTCAAACCCAGTATTGGTTTGCTGTCGGCCAGCGGCATGTTGCCCGCTTGCCGCTCCTTGGACTGCATCACCATTTTTGCGCTGCACTGCGACGATGCCAATACACTGTTGGCGGTTGCCGAGGGCGAAGACGCCAGCGATGCCTATAGCCGCGTAAATCCTTTTGCCAACCAGGCGCGGCATTACGGCGCGTGGCAGGGGATGCTGCGAATCGGCGTATTGCCAGAGAATCAGCTCGCCTTTTTTGGCCACAGCGATTATCAAGCTAGCTACGAGGAAACGATCACCGCCTTAAAAGAACAAGGTGTAGAAATTATCGAAGTGGATTTTGCGCCCTTTATAGAAGCGGCGCGGCTACTCTACGAAGGGCCGTGGGTCGCAGAGCGCTATATTGCGACCACGCCGCTGATTCAAGATAATCCTCAGGCCATGCTGCCAGTTATTCAAACCATTATCGGCGGCGGCGCTAAGAGTTCGGCGGTAGACGCCTTCCAAGCCCAGTACCGTTTAAAAGCCCTGCGCAAAGCCGCGACCTCAGTGTTAGCGTCGGTAGATTGTTTATTAAGCCCAACCGCAGGTCGGCCCTATAGCATCGACGCCGTAAACGCCGACCCCATTAAGTTAAATAGCAATCTTGGCTACTACACCAATTACATGAACCTCTTCGATCTGGCGGGGGTGGCAGTGCCGACCGGTTTCACAGCGAGTGCCTTCCCCTTTGGCGTGACCTTAATTGGTGAGGCCTTTACCGATCGCCGCCTGCTGTCGATCGCCAATCGCATGCAACAGTATTTCCAATTGCCGCTGGGCAAAGATCAAGGCGCCTTCCAGCCGACTGCGGCGAGCCCTGTTGCTAACCAGCAGCGCATAGCCGTGGCAGTGTGCGGCGCTCACTTACAAGGTCAGCCACTAAATTGGCAGCTCACCGAGCGCGGAGGCTACCTGCTTGAAAAAACCACATCGGCGCCAAATTACAAACTCTATGCGCTGGCTGGTGGCCCGCCATTTAGGCCAGGTATGGTGATTGCGCCAGCGGGAGAAGGCCAAGCAATTGAAGTAGAAGTGTGGTCGCTACCCGCCAGCGAATTCGGCAGCTTTGTCGCGGGCATTCCTGCGCCTTTGGGAATCGGTAAAGTCACGCTGGCAGATGGCAGCCAGGTGAGTGGCTTTATCTGCGAAGCCTCCGGTTTGGCGGGAGCAGAAGACATTAGCCATTTCGGCGGGTGGCGGGGGTATCTCGGGAAAGGAAGTTAA